The Hemicordylus capensis ecotype Gifberg chromosome 13, rHemCap1.1.pri, whole genome shotgun sequence sequence cccctgctcctgcctgaaaccttggagatgctgctgccagtcagagctggcaatatCACGGACTAGTGGTTTTGACTCAGTGGACAGCAGGTTCAtctactggggtggggtgggctccaTAGCTcgttttgcaggcagaaggtccacGCCCTTCCGCAAACTTTTCGTTTTAATGCAAGTACAAAACAATACGATACAACAGATagtttatatgccgcttttcaaccaacgttcccaaagcggtttacacagatataaataaataaacaaagtggctccctgtcccccagagggctcacaatccaaaaaaggaacataaggcagccacaagcagcagccactggagggatgctgtactggggatggagaggaccagttgctcccccccgctcaataaagagaatcaccacttttttaaaaaaacacctctttgcaAGCAGCGTTTTCTACCTTTTCAGATCCACGCCATCCCatcaaaggaaaaaagaaagaaagaaagaatggatgcacttgctttgcatgcagaaggcccccgtCCAGTGCCAGGCCTGTTCAGGCAGGGCTGCTGAGGGAGAAGACTCTGGCTTGGAatcctggagagcggctgccaatCAGGACAGACAGCGCTAACCTGGAGGAACCAAGGACCAGACCCAGTAGGCAGCGCCTTACGTGCAAGCACCAGCAAGCCGCAGcacccacctccctcctcctggggtgcagcagcagcagcagcctccctgcccTCAGACGGGCTGCATCTCCATGATGTTGGCGTTGGAGCCCGTCGTCGAGGAAACACCTgcggggcggcggcgggcagAAGCAGAAGCGGCGCGGGAGACGGAGCCGAAGGCCGCCGAAAGGCGCTGGCTGAGTGAGCGCACCAGCCCCGCCGGCGTCTTCGGGGGCTGGCCGGCGTcgtcctgctgcagcagctggtCCAGCGGCACCTCCAGGTTGCCCACGTACCAGAAGACCCACCAGACGAGGCTGAGGAAGAGGATCAGCCCGCCGCCGTAGAGGAGCATGTCGGCGAAGAAGAGGTCGGCGAAGACGCCGCACAGCAGCAGCGCCAAGCCCGCCCCGTCGAAGGCCAGCGCCAGCCAGAAGGAGCCCGCGCACCGGCCCAGCGGTAGTGCCatgcggcaggcaggcagggaggcaggctgctCGGGGGCCGCCGCCTGGCACCACCTGCGCCCGCAGGAGGAAGGGACACGCCCGCGACACACCTGAGCCGCTGCTGCGAGGCGACACGCCCGCAGCTCGCACCTGAGACGGCCGCGCTCCTCCCTCGCGGCGCGGCTGGGCGgaagcctctccccccccccgccccgtaagACACGCGCCTCGTACCTGAAGCACTTGTGTGTACCTGACACGCCCCACTCACCTGAGGGGCTGCCGAGACAGGGGATGCATGCACACCCCTGGGCGGAAGTCTCTGCCTCATCTGAGAGAAACACGCACCTCGTAGCTGAAGCACTTGTGCACCTGCAGGGCGACACGCCGCATTCCCCTGAGGGGCTGCAGGGACAGAGGATGCTCTCCCCGCTGGGCGACAGTCTCTGCCTCACCTGAGGGAAACACGCATCTCATACCTGAAGCACTTGTATACCTGCGGGTGACTGCAGACTCTGGACCTGCAGAGTGACACACCCCTCGTACCTGAGAGGCTGCATGCCCCTGGGCGGAAGTCTCTGCCTCACCTGGGGGAGACACGCAACTCATCATCCCTGAAGCACGCTTCTCACACCTGCTTGTTGTGACTATATAATTAATTGTGTTTTCTAGATTCCTACCAGGGACTAAATAGCATCCAACCAGGTGCATATTTGTCTCCCCTCGATAAGATTAGCTTTGTAACTAATTCCTTTTGCAAGTTTTGTTTCTGACTGCACTGCTTTACTTTCTCCCATATGTATGAATGTAGTCATTGGAatacaggaaactgccttgtgcagagtcagaccattggtccatctagctctgtattgtctacacactgactggcagcggcttcttcaagggttccggcaggcatctctcccagttctatctggagatgctgcccgggattgaacctgggaccttctgcatgaaaagcagatgctcttctacagagctagggccccatcccctgtgaACACCTTACAGCAGAGGGGGTGGATTTGTGGTTACCCATCTTAGCaggaaaaccctgcttagcaaagggtgtgACAATGCACACTCACTACCACAAAGGCCAGGTCTCCTCCTCATCCCCTTCTGGACCCTTTGTATGCAACACACTCAAAGCCAGCTCTAAGTAGCCACattagttttattattttaagaactagctgaacctgcacaggtcatctgtgtgctaggactttgttgctctccttctcCCACTGCCCACCCGtgacagcccctgctttattgctcagtgtcagacACCCActccctctcttgccccctccccaccactcacccactcctccctgctgctcacttgctcatccccctccccacctgcacacttgccccctccccacctgctcactagtccctccctgctgctcactcatTCACCCCCCtcctgctcactcactcgcccctccccacctgctcactcactcctccctgctgctcactcgctcacccacccacctgctcacTAGCCCCAACCCACTCCTCTTCCTTATctgaatatggaatccccacttgccaatcaccatggtgcttctgttctgttacattggtaaagcactgtgtgggcggggcttgccacatacttTAGTGTATTATTATAgagaatatttatacactgctttccaAGGGGGAAAAAGTCCTCCACGCTGCCATCTTTATGCATCCCAatttctgtgcggaatgagttttgttcagggtggcaatatcaaggcgctgtgtgcgcacctgcattcagagtagggccttcctaattcaacctgagtgggatctaaaattaactgagaaaaCATCAGGAAACCTGTGAGTGCACGCACACCGTAGAAAGAACAGTGATGATAGAGAATTAAGTACAGCCTCAAAGAGAATGAAATGCATGTACTGAAAGTAGTTTGACTTTATTAATTAGAATAAAGCAAGCTTATATTGCAGTGCTATTGCTGGTACCTGGGAACCACAGCAAACACAGTTAAAGGTTTCTAAGAAAGGCTGGTATAATAAACACACACTTGACTCAAGGTGTGACTCTTCTCTGCAAGATGTTCACTAAATTTATGTTAAAACTGTGCAATATTCACAGTCAGTGGGTCACACCGACTGTGGTGGTGCTTTCCTTTTCCTGAGTTCTCGTGTGGGTGTTTTAGGAGCTTTCTTAGCCGATTTGATCGTTTTTTCCATTTTAGCTGTCACAGAAGAGGACTTTGCTTCTGGTGTCTGGGGAGACTTTGTCGTCTCTTTTTCCGGGGCTCTTGCCTTTGGGGTCTTGGGTTTCTTGCCTTGCTTGAGCAGCTTTGGTGTCTGCAAACTTGATCCATCTTCAGGCAATTCTGGTTTCATTACAGGCACCTCTGGGGAGAGAGATGTCTTCTTCCTCTTGGCACGGAGAGCTGCTGTCTCTCTCTTAACGCTTACCCTTGCTGCAGGGCTAGGCTCTGCCAGCTATATTTAAGGAAGAAAGCAAGAGAATAAAGATGCCTGCCAGGAGCAAAcagagtttgtttttaaatggtaatGATGAATGGTGTTCACAcctcttgtagtagcaagcatgtccccttagttaagcagggtctgccctggttgcatatgaatgggagactagaagtgtgagcactggaagatattccccttcttgggggatggagccgctctgggaagagcatcgaagttccaagttctctccctggcagcatctccaagatagggctgagagagattcctgcctgcaaccttggagaagccgctgccagtccgtgcagacaatactgagctagatggacctatggtctgactcagtatgtggcagctgcctaCGTTCCACACCCTGCCTGCTTGCCCCTCACCCCACTGCCTCCAATTCCAAATGCAACAGAgtttcattgtaaggcccaagAGCCAGTGACTGCTCCCATTAAACCTTAGGGTGGCTCCCTGTCTAACAGCTTCAGGTTGCCCTCTTCCAGAAAAggacgcagttggcatatcagctgaagctgataaaaggaacAGAATCTCTTTGGTGAAAGCTCTGATTTCAACTCAGCAAGAGAACGGGGAAGACCATCTCCCATGGCACACTGTCCAAACTTTATTACCGTTTCAATTGGAACCAGCTGTGGAATCGTCTCATCCGCTTCCTCCAGTTCTGCAACAGAAGAGATCTCGGCCGTTTCCTTCGTTTCAGTTCCGGCAGCAGACACGTCGCTGACTTCAACAGCCTCTCTGGCTTCATCTGAAGGATGCTCTTTAGGTGTCGTCTTACGTTTCcttttctttgctttcttttttgcatttgtgcGTGTTTTCTGGAAGCAAAACAAGGCTATATTTGGCCTGGCATTTTGGCTGACACAGTGTAAGTTTAGGAAACCATACACTTTTTCATTGTATAGTGTGCTTTACTAACAATAATATTGGGTTGGATCTTACCTGTTTGACTTCAGTGCTGGGCTGTTTCTGAATGACATCAGAATTGGAATCACACCGGGTAAAGATTGGTAGAGCAACAGATCTGTCCATCTTCAGGTGAAGAATTTTAACACTATTCCAGATctgcagaattatttatttatttatttattttaaagaaaaagaagaaaaatgaaggAAGGTTGATACATACCAAACAGCACTTTTAGACACACAGCCCAAGTCTATGTGTATCAACCTGGAAGTAATCACCACTGAGAACAACAGGATTTACTCCTGGGCAAGTATTAtgttttttagtttttcttttagtTCAATCGAAGGAAAAAACACAACAGCATAAATGATAATATAATCAAGGATG is a genomic window containing:
- the LOC128336576 gene encoding transmembrane protein 238-like translates to MRVSLSPSGEWGVSGTHKCFRYEARVLRGGGGERLPPSRAAREERGRLRCELRACRLAAAAQVCRGRVPSSCGRRWCQAAAPEQPASLPACRMALPLGRCAGSFWLALAFDGAGLALLLCGVFADLFFADMLLYGGGLILFLSLVWWVFWYVGNLEVPLDQLLQQDDAGQPPKTPAGLVRSLSQRLSAAFGSVSRAASASARRRPAGVSSTTGSNANIMEMQPV